The following proteins come from a genomic window of Achromobacter deleyi:
- a CDS encoding CobW family GTP-binding protein → MGRIPLTVVGGFLGAGKTTLLNHVLAAGGRRAAVLVNDFGPVDIDAGLLAARADNVIRLANGCVCCSMAGGLDDALARVLALDPAPEWIVIEASGVSDPGRIAQVGLSDPLLQREAVLVLVDAGGIRDTLADPLLADTAQRQLRAADLLVLNKTDLLPPDELPALRDWLRAQSDGAPIVSTREARVDLGALAGATACGHATCAGACDDLAHGHDYPAHAHGDPAHVHGAPADAARPAHAAPADDPSHPFQSLLWPAPAVLHADRLAEALRRLPRHWLRAKGWVRTERHGWVLVQLAGRRVRFDTQAARPSEVRAPSLVFIGMRGMTQGDEVAARLAQAAA, encoded by the coding sequence ATGGGGCGCATTCCGCTGACGGTGGTGGGCGGCTTCCTGGGCGCCGGCAAGACCACCTTGCTGAACCACGTGCTGGCGGCCGGTGGACGCCGCGCCGCGGTGCTGGTCAACGATTTCGGGCCGGTGGACATCGACGCTGGCCTGCTGGCGGCGCGCGCCGACAACGTGATCCGGCTGGCCAACGGCTGCGTCTGCTGTTCAATGGCGGGAGGCCTGGACGACGCGCTGGCGCGGGTGCTGGCGCTGGACCCGGCGCCCGAGTGGATCGTGATCGAGGCCAGCGGGGTGTCCGACCCCGGACGCATCGCGCAAGTGGGCCTGTCGGATCCGTTGCTGCAACGGGAGGCGGTGCTGGTGCTGGTGGACGCCGGCGGCATCCGCGACACGCTGGCGGACCCGCTGCTGGCCGACACGGCGCAGCGCCAGCTGCGCGCGGCCGACCTGCTGGTGCTGAACAAGACCGACCTGCTGCCGCCGGACGAGCTGCCGGCGCTGCGCGATTGGCTGCGGGCGCAGTCGGACGGGGCGCCGATCGTGTCGACCCGGGAAGCGCGGGTGGATCTGGGCGCGTTGGCCGGAGCGACGGCATGCGGCCATGCGACGTGCGCGGGCGCTTGCGACGACCTGGCGCACGGCCATGATTACCCGGCGCACGCCCACGGCGACCCGGCGCATGTCCATGGCGCGCCCGCGGATGCCGCGCGCCCTGCGCACGCAGCGCCCGCCGACGATCCGAGCCATCCGTTCCAGAGCTTGCTCTGGCCGGCGCCGGCGGTGCTGCATGCCGACCGCCTGGCCGAGGCCCTGCGGCGGTTGCCGCGCCACTGGCTGCGCGCCAAGGGCTGGGTGCGCACCGAGCGCCACGGCTGGGTGCTGGTGCAGTTGGCGGGGCGCCGGGTGCGCTTCGATACCCAGGCGGCGCGCCCGTCCGAGGTGCGGGCGCCGTCGCTGGTGTTCATCGGCATGCGGGGCATGACGCAGGGCGATGAGGTGGCGGCGCGGTTGGCGCAGGCCGCCGCCTGA
- a CDS encoding nuclear transport factor 2 family protein — protein MHKTVTVDMLAEFAAAWNRHDIDALMSFMSDDCVFETVGGPERWGARHSGREAVRAAFEAAWKSFPDAQWNNGGHWVAGDRGVSECTFTGTAADGSRVEADMVDVFTFQDGKIRVKNAFRKQRPALSARA, from the coding sequence ATGCACAAGACCGTCACCGTGGACATGCTGGCCGAGTTCGCGGCCGCCTGGAACCGCCACGATATCGACGCCCTGATGTCCTTCATGAGCGACGACTGCGTCTTCGAAACGGTGGGCGGTCCCGAGCGCTGGGGCGCCCGGCACAGCGGCCGCGAGGCCGTGCGCGCGGCCTTCGAGGCGGCCTGGAAGAGCTTTCCCGATGCGCAATGGAACAACGGCGGCCACTGGGTGGCGGGCGACCGCGGCGTGTCCGAATGCACCTTCACCGGCACGGCGGCGGACGGCTCGCGGGTCGAGGCCGACATGGTCGACGTCTTCACGTTCCAGGACGGCAAGATCCGCGTCAAGAACGCCTTCCGCAAGCAACGCCCGGCGCTGTCGGCCCGCGCCTGA
- a CDS encoding NAD(P)/FAD-dependent oxidoreductase, whose product MSSDLSNTAGTFVDPAGAPAASPAASAYNPTYDPLVSPPGRGQEYAPTYWVATAGPPPADDGPIQSDIEADVVIVGSGFTGLSAALALARDYGVRAVVLEANRAVWGCTSRNGGQGQNASGRLYRSQWIERWGLETARRLDAEIHEGFDYWKSLVAQIDCDAQPGGHLYTAHREKKMDFLRNEARVMREQFGYDTRMLTRDELRERYVDDHEAMGALLEPDGIGVHPLKLAYGYMRQARALGVRLHPGSPVLGWTEEGGGYRLQTPGGTVRARRVAFATGGYTAQGVNRLLDNRIMPILSNSMVTRALTPDERAQAGLKSTVFITDTRTLRFYYRLLPDGRMQIGSRSALRGADAQHPRHLALLRHGLARKFPALRGIDVDYAWTGWVDVSHDMMPRITQPDPARQVFYAFGYGGNGVAFSAHAGRRLAQRMMGQDGVSWNLPIYNTPLPGHLFAPFRRIGQALLYRWYYLRDEVL is encoded by the coding sequence ATGTCTTCCGATCTGTCGAATACCGCCGGTACGTTCGTCGATCCCGCCGGCGCGCCGGCGGCCAGCCCGGCCGCCAGCGCCTACAACCCGACCTACGACCCGCTGGTGTCGCCGCCGGGGCGCGGACAGGAATACGCGCCCACCTACTGGGTCGCCACGGCCGGACCGCCGCCGGCGGACGACGGGCCGATCCAGAGCGACATCGAGGCCGACGTGGTCATCGTCGGATCAGGGTTCACCGGCCTGTCGGCGGCGCTGGCGCTGGCGCGCGACTACGGCGTGCGGGCGGTGGTGCTGGAGGCCAACCGCGCCGTGTGGGGTTGCACCAGCCGCAACGGCGGGCAGGGCCAGAACGCCTCGGGCCGGCTGTACCGCTCGCAATGGATCGAACGCTGGGGGCTGGAGACCGCGCGGCGCCTGGATGCCGAGATCCACGAGGGCTTCGACTACTGGAAGAGCCTGGTGGCGCAGATCGACTGCGACGCGCAACCCGGCGGCCATCTCTACACCGCGCACCGCGAGAAGAAGATGGACTTCCTGCGCAACGAGGCGCGGGTGATGCGCGAGCAGTTCGGCTACGACACCCGCATGCTGACCCGCGACGAGCTGCGCGAACGCTACGTCGATGACCACGAGGCGATGGGCGCTCTGCTCGAACCGGACGGCATCGGCGTGCATCCGCTGAAACTGGCCTATGGCTACATGCGGCAGGCCCGCGCGCTGGGGGTGCGGCTGCATCCGGGCAGCCCGGTGCTGGGCTGGACCGAAGAGGGCGGCGGCTACCGCCTGCAGACCCCGGGCGGCACCGTGCGCGCCCGGCGCGTGGCGTTCGCGACCGGCGGCTACACGGCGCAGGGGGTGAACCGGCTGCTGGACAACCGCATCATGCCGATCCTGTCCAATTCCATGGTGACGCGGGCGCTGACGCCGGACGAACGGGCGCAGGCCGGCCTGAAAAGCACGGTGTTCATCACCGATACCCGCACCCTGCGTTTCTACTACCGGCTGTTGCCGGATGGCCGCATGCAGATCGGCAGCCGCAGCGCGCTGCGCGGCGCCGACGCGCAACACCCGCGCCACCTGGCGCTGCTGCGCCATGGCCTGGCGCGCAAGTTCCCGGCGCTGCGCGGCATCGACGTGGACTACGCCTGGACCGGCTGGGTCGACGTCAGCCACGACATGATGCCGCGCATCACCCAACCCGATCCGGCGCGCCAGGTGTTCTACGCCTTCGGCTACGGCGGCAACGGCGTGGCGTTCTCGGCGCATGCCGGCCGGCGCCTGGCGCAGCGCATGATGGGGCAGGATGGGGTCAGCTGGAATTTGCCGATTTACAACACGCCGCTGCCCGGCCACCTGTTCGCGCCGTTCCGCCGGATCGGCCAGGCGCTGCTGTACCGGTGGTACTACCTGCGCGACGAGGTGCTGTAG